AAGGGCGTGGACCCATGCAAATACAAATTGTTAGAAATGCTTAAATTTATTTGATCTAAGGGTTGATGTGTGCTTTCAATTCTCTTAAGAAAATACTCATattcttacaaatatattacaaaaatgcctcACCATCAAGattcaaaaggaaattttaatTCCAATCGAGGTGGGTAGTGTCATAGACTTATAGGCACAGACAAGCACTAGTATATGTATATTAtattaggaaattgattttcgcgcttcaCTTTTTGCTGATGACACTCCAATCTTAATGTGAAGTTAACTTCATAAATAAAATGGAGCGCTATCAATAAAAAGTAGGGCGCGAATATCAAAATCTTATTATATACGTACTGTACTCCATATATCTTGTCCGTATACTCTGTCTCAGACAATCAAGTCCAGTGGTCGGTCTGGAGTCCTTTCCAACTGTCGTTTTTACTTGCCGATCCCACCAAATAAGGATCCAtcaagaatttattttttatttttttataatcgaaAAGTGTCAAGaaatatttattgttttctttttttttctcaaatcaaacgaaggaagaggaaaaaaaattcctttcctttctttttcaaaggTACGAAACAAACCCTAAGAAAATGGTCAAGAAAAAAGTGTGggaaaatataaaagaaaatagtatacttaaaatttggtttttttatttttctctcactTTTTTCTAAATCgaataaggagaaaaaaaatagtattctTACCTTTTTCCTCTCgatgtgtaaaaaaaatttagtattctttcctttttcttctctccatATGTTCCAAAGtttgtttggaaaataaaacaaaggaaaggaacctaatttttttatcttatttgatttgataggaaataaagaagaaaacaacaaaataagtaATTGGAAAATTATAAGAGCATTCACAATGgtttaatcaaaatcaaaaagttatTACGGTTAGCAATATTTACTCAAAAAAGAGCTCGCattgaaataaccaaacttagctagagtatccacaatataataatcaaaagtgaataatcaaaacttgccatatcaaattttgattatccatttagagactgctaaaattagcaatgtcaAGTTTCACATTGtatattttttgcccataatcaaaaagagttggcaaaaattcaaatttaacggtcaattttttcttctcaatctaaTGGTCTACAATGAATAGCATtctagtaaaataagtgaaagtgTAGAGCATTTGTTAAAATTCATAAAGTGATCAATATTGTTAAATACACAACTACTTGCCATAGTGGAGAGTGAGTTTCACTTTCATATGATGGTTGTATTTGATTGAAAAGATTTGGGGTTCAATAAAATTGGTTATTGGAAAAAGGTTATTAGTTTTATTAtccaaataatcaaatttgatgagttgctaagaggttgttaattttgattattataatGTGCGCACTTTTTTTAGCACATATTGTTAATTTCagcaaccttttgattttgattattacattgtggatgctcttagtaaaacatcaaattttggccatttagataatcaaaaataacaacctttttgccaataaccaaataacattttttgcaaaaactatttttttaaatagtttatttcaaaatagtttttttattaaattgttctttttaaaagaaaaacttttttcccaaaaactattttttattcaaaaactgttttttttaaatcaaaattttcaaaaaactattttctctttttctaataacctactttaaaattatttaaaaaaatttgttttctatgtcccaatttttagattttaataagttgaaaaagtgatgtagcaattttggttattcaattttgattgtaccattgtggacctctataTTGTTAatcttaacaacctcttaaataaataaccaaaagatgatgtgacaacttttgattattgacttttAGTTATTCCACTGCGAATGTTCTAACCCCCACCCATTAGGCAATGGATAATATATAGAAATTGTATTGGTATCCGAGATTTAAATAATCATTCTCAGAACCTACTTCCTTTAAGTTTCCATCCCGGTTAATTCGaacacttatgttttcatcctcactTTTTAACAATCCCAATAGTGCCCTTATATAATACattgggtatatatatatatatatatatatatatatagaactgaattttgggatgaaaacataataaATCTGGTCCCAACCTTTATGCAGGCAATTAGTCTCGTAGATTTCATCAATCCATCCCAAAATCATGGCCCCCATTCAAATTCTCATCCACTTttcctaatctgcaaaacatgATCGGTTACAAAACCACCATTATCCGCTTTCCATCacaagagggaaaaaaatccaCCATTATCCCCACCAGGCACCATTATCATCGTTCCCTCATTTGATGCCGCACTGAAGAACCATGGAGGCGTAGCCCAGGAGCACAGTGGAGGATGGGGACCAAGACGCCGATGGCCGACGCCGTGGATTCCACGTCCAGTACCATATATTGTGGTGAttcggcttctctctctctctctctctctctctctctctgacgaCCAACGGCGATAACCAGGTGTTTCGAGAGGGTTCGGTTGCTTTAATGTTCCATGTGTCTAAATTATGTAATGGTTATGTAGTAAAGCAGAAATTGGATTTTTGGGTTGTTTTGTCAGATTCCATGAATTCAAGATTTTATGTTCTAAAAAATACTCATATGTCATGTTCTAAATTGGTTCTTTTTGCCATTTGACTCTGCTACGTCAACGATTGAGTTTCCTTTAGTTTTATtctatttcatggtaaattatttactTCATTTAGCATGAAATATGTTTGTATTTctatcatttcatggttaattatttgcactgtttaccatgaaactatttcatggttaattatttatCGTGTCCATGTTGTAATCGTCATGGGATATTTATCGTGTCCACATTGTAATCGTCACAGTAATTTAATCatgtaatgtcatggtaatttaatcATTTAACTATGTAACGGTTTGAGTATGtcatgttatttattttttgatggtaatttagtCATGTTTCgtgtaataagatcaatgaaaaatatgattttttgttgtctggttggccaactcgaagattgaagaaaacatgcaaagaggtggtcaacttatcatgttatattcctaaaaaaaaatatcaattccACAAATACAttccatgataaaaaaaaaaagaagtaatcaatcatatttaattttacaaaatcctattgaattaggaaaataattcaataattcaattcaatcccattaaattggaaaaacaatcaaatcccactaaattaggaaagtaatataacataatatatgtatatcatagtgaaaagggtaagaaagataattcacacactaagaggatgaaaacataagcatgaaaaaagggcgggatgaattcttacatggcatgggtaaagaggatgaatatttaaattagccAAATTTATTTGTCATTATATAGTTATTAAGccatccacaatggcataataaaaatgaataataaaaaattatcacatcagcttttaattatctatttaagagattgttaagatTAACAATATAGATGTCCataatgacataatcaaaattggataactaAAACTTGTCATATCAGTTtttcaaattataaaaaattaaaaactgtgaacatggaaaataatttttcaaaaaatagttttgaaactgatagaaaatatttattagaaatagaaaataatttttgaattttttttaaaaaaaatagttttattttttagaatacagtttttagtttttgtgcaactacagtttttgaaaaaatagtttttatataagaaaaccttttgaaaaaatagtaaacaaaataatttgtggaaaaaactgttttcaaaaatagttttttaaaatatttttatcaaattttttttttttgaaaatcttgttgaaaaagaaaagaggggcaaaaaggaagagagagaacatttttgtgtaatgattgGTGTATTTAATCGAGAATATGTGAGattcattaaatttgattattggcaaatgGCTGTTAGTTTAAGttatccaaaattcaaattttgattattactaaggagattgctaagtttgattatactattgtgagccacattttgcacaaatattgttaactttagaaaACATATTACTTTTGATTTTATCATTATGGATAGCCTTATTCTCCACCTAATGGGCAGAAATTAGCAAGATCGAacttctgaatgaaaaaattaaaagattaaaTCAAGTACCTACACGTAATCAATTGAACGATCGGATTATTCGTGTGAGACCCGTAATTGGCCCCACGTGGTGGTGTACGTCATATGTACACTCCTTGGTTGGTACTCTAGCATTAGacgtttgaaatttgaaaaatgtgaaaaaaaaaattgagaaaagtGTGAAGGAAAATTTACTTTGCTTAATTATTTCAATAATGCTAGTACCCCAAACATTTATACATGATTACACAAATTCATTCACATCAAGTGTGGAGTCCATACACACTAGACACAAACTATATGTATGGACCCCATACTTGATGTGAGTGAGTTTGTGTATAAATTTTTGTGGTTATATAATTATTGTAATTATTTATGGTCAGTACTCCAACATTAGCCTAAATTCTGAATTAtaagattggatcgagtacctatacGCAGTGGCGGAGGGACATAGAGACAAAGGCGGACAGCCGACTCCATTGACTGTCAAATTTTCATATAAATCGGTAAAATTTTTACctcatttttactaatttgacctcactttaaaatttattttttccccaacccatataagggttttgtacttagagcaaaaagaagtcaaaatagaaTCTTCACCCAAACGTAGCACTAGTTTGTTTGTTTCTCGAAACAAATCAAGGGTTAAGTTTGTAAATTACACATAGTTTAAATTTTTGACCCCATTTATTAAAAATTCTGACTCCGCCACTGTCTACATGTCTTCAATCGAGTTGCTTTCTTTAAAAAgccatttaaaaaaatattttaaaatttatcaagaTCGAATTATTGGCGGGAGACCTGTAGTGGAACCAGCACGACGATCTCTGCCGTATGTACACCCACCATAATCAGTAGTTTCAGATAGGCCCAGGCCCTATTTTCAGGGATTTGTGAAAGCGAAGTCTTCGTGTAGATAGACGTACAGGTTTGTCGTATTCGGCCTATTGAAAGATTCCTGATGTCCATCGGATTCCATATGCGGAGTGACAATTTTGGAAGACTTGTCTCCtggaaaaattattgggtggtCTCGAGGTCCCTTCTCCACCGCATATCTCTTTGGAACTCAGTGCAAGTGAATGGACTCCGCACAAATATATAatagtggtagtggtagtggtagaGGTAGAGAAGGGTGTTGGAGAAAGACCATTGAATGATTACTCGGTTGCTAGGGACTAGAGtattgctgttaaaaaaaaagggaggagaGAAAATTAGATTATCTCAGTTCTTATGTGTTTTCTGCAACTTTTATCGTGCTCGCATTGAGTCTATTTATTTAATCTAGATCGTCTATTGTTTTCATCTCATTGCCTCTGTACTCCGTGCGAAATTTAAATTGATCAAATATACATAGTTAGATGATCGAAACACAGATTTATAATTACACTGGAAGAAAATAGCTAGAATGAGTTGTTACATGCTGACATACTGTGAGGTATATATGATCTAATTATATGATAATTGATTTAAAAATAGCTAGAATGAGTTGTTTCATGCTGTGAGGTATATATGATCTAATCATATGACAATTGATGTCGAAAATCAACCTGAAAATGGATAAGCCCGCGGAGGGCCCAATAAGGGTCACGCACCGCGTACACATAATTGGTCCGAGCATCTTCAAATTCACATTCGAGaatatcaaattttaaaaataaaaaaaaatgtgacaatTTGACTTTGAaccaattttaaatttttatcttATTATCAGTAAAACAATGCTACGGACactaaataatataaaaaacaagTATACGAAGTATACACATGACACCACCAAATGCATGATGTAATAAACGAATGAGTTCATCCACTAAATCAGCGTAACGTGCATATTTAGTAAGTTAGTTGAGACGTTAGTTAGTGTTCATAGATTACCTCATTTATTGAAGTTTTTAAAGAAAGTTCCTCCCATTCATAAGCATTTCCAAAAATTTTTATAATTGTTCATTCTAAAATATTATCTACCCATATTTGACTTCAAATTCAACTTGTAGAAGCTTCCTGCCAATTGCCAACTACAAAGGGCTGCAATTTATTTAAGGCTCATATGATTTGAGTCATTTGACTTCGTTTTTGACATTGCATGTGGAGGCTTTAGGACAATTAGAATATCATGTTGGATTTGGCATCATGATTGTAGTCACTCATGTTAGTGTCTTTTTATCTTATGAAAATGCCCATACCGATTTTGCTATAAGGACCGATGGTGGAGATCGATGGTATACAGATCTATTGTGGCATGGGGGGCCCACTCCCGCTTTTCTCACTCCTCTTATTTTGGCCTAAAAATTGGCGGGGCGAGTTTCACCcgaaaattcaaatttttttgattttgagagCCCACAAAACGGATCCATTCCCaaaacgtctctctctctctctctctctctctctctctctctctctctcctctgctgCTTTTGATCTTCATCACCATGATCGACACTCACCCCGTCATTGTCAACGCCCAACCCCACGTTTCCGACGCCAGTCTGACGCAACCATTACCGCCACTTCACCATCACTGCTGGTATCTTGCCATCCCATTGTCTCCAATGTCCCACCGTCCCGCCTAAGATCTGGTTGGGAAAGCTACAACTCAATTtgtcctaattttttgaaaaccccTGTATCTCTAGACCATCTTGGATCTTGATTCTAAGTAGATGTGAATGTCATTTTTCACGATTTCAACTATATAGTTTGCATATTGTCCTCCTTTTGTTCAAGTTGTTGGCCTCATCTTATTTGGATATGCAGTCTTTGATGGGTTATGAAACTCCATgtttttgtactccctccgtccctaaataagtgtctggcgcacaaaactaggccttacaaaatatgtatgtttttcattaaaaaatttaattttttttcacaatctaatagaactcattgctatctattgatttgtgaaaaaaaattgatttttttaacgaaacaaatgcatctttttgaaggcctaagtTTGCgcgtcggacacttatttagggacggaagaAGTATTTTATAAAGAAACACAGATTAAGGTTCCCTATGAAATGCCTAATGGGTTGTCTATGGCGAGACGTTTGTAAAATACCAAAAGGGTCGTGGTTAAGGGGGTCATCTTGCATTTGACTTCTTTGGGTAGGACTAGGAAATTAAGGGTTCCAACTCCCACGTgataaaaaaaccaaattggTACATTGGAGAATCAAGGGAGTTAGGCAGACTTTGGAAATAACAAATTAAGTTATGGTTACTGAATCGATCAGCATAAATTTAGAGTTGAAATCATCTAGTTATCGAATTAATCACATGCTGAAACGACAATTGCAAGGGTTGACTCTATTAATTTCTTAATCACTAGTAACAGCGGCTTAaagggcctttttttttttttttttttaattttgagacaTCAAACACTTTTGATATGCTACGATGGCCGGTCTTTTGTCCCTTTTTCTATAAATCTGAGGTGAGTGACAGCCTTAGTAACAGTGGCGGCTCCACTCTTTGCCAGTCAAAGGTGGTTACTGAAACACCTCAAAAAATCTACCACACTAGTATTTTTGTACTGGCCGAGATTCCGGTACAAGCTCGATATAAACCGGTTTGCCTGATATCTACCAATACATGCCACTATCTTAATCTATACAAAACACCAAGCAACGTGTACCGTTTTATTACTGTACTGACGGGTATGTTACGAGATTTACCATACCGTACTGGCTCCACCATGTCTACCTTAGCTTGTCTATGACTTCACCTAATTTTTATCCTTTTGGGAGTGGTTCTTGTTCCACTTTCTTTTGGGATTATCCAACTTCCATGAGGCCCATGATCCAGTGAGTGATGGGCTCACAACTATGGCCCATGATCTCCAAATACCCAGCatatgaaaaattattcaatgctcctgGGCCACACATCTATCCCCCACCTGATAACTGCTGCCTCTACCAGATTCACAACAGTCAGTTCTTTCGTGACAGAGAGAAATCTACACTATTCTGTTCTCTGATTGTCAAATCTCTGGTTGTATcagaaaatggaagaagaagaacaacaacaagaagaagagcaGCAGGAGTCAGAAGCTAAAAGATTTTGGGACCCAATCCACTCCCCTCGTCATCTCCCCTCATCACTGCAAACCCACCATCGATCCCTCTCAGATTCTCACACCCAATTCAAATCATGCTCAATTTCCCCCACAAAACACACCCACTTCACCAGTGACGTCGTCTTTCCTCCCATCAACCACGAGGGCCTCCACCTCTCCTCCCCCCACAAACCCTCTCCCTCACTTCCCAATCACCCCGATAATAACACTAATCAACAAGTACATAACTCGCCTTGTTCGTCGGGCGAGGAGAACGGGTTTTTGTGGGTCTCACAGAGGGCAGCGGGTACTGGGTCGGGTGGAGGAGGTGAGGTGGCGAGGTGGGTGAGTGTTGGGTTTGAGCTGTTGCGGTCTAGGGTTACTTGCATTGCTTCCTCACTCTGTAATTTTGCTGGGTTTGGAGGGGTAAATTGGTCAGTTGGTTGTGCCGCTCGGATGGTGGCGGCGGTGCTGGTTTGGTGGTTGTTCGCGGTGGTCCGGCGGAGGAGACGGGATTCGCGGGTTAGGAGAGAGAGTAGGGATCAGATGATACGTGTTATTAAGGAGAAAGATGAGGTTAGTTCTCTAAT
This DNA window, taken from Rhododendron vialii isolate Sample 1 chromosome 8a, ASM3025357v1, encodes the following:
- the LOC131336503 gene encoding uncharacterized protein LOC131336503 — encoded protein: MEEEEQQQEEEQQESEAKRFWDPIHSPRHLPSSLQTHHRSLSDSHTQFKSCSISPTKHTHFTSDVVFPPINHEGLHLSSPHKPSPSLPNHPDNNTNQQVHNSPCSSGEENGFLWVSQRAAGTGSGGGGEVARWVSVGFELLRSRVTCIASSLCNFAGFGGVNWSVGCAARMVAAVLVWWLFAVVRRRRRDSRVRRESRDQMIRVIKEKDEKISQLLHQIAQMNQLLLALHGGPMPGTGGVTK